Proteins found in one Neurospora crassa OR74A linkage group II, whole genome shotgun sequence genomic segment:
- a CDS encoding C2H2 finger domain-containing protein — MELFQIMAEDPERPRPFLCDWQGCGKRFNRKSDLQRHHRIHTNERPYGCNWQDCGKRFIQRSALTVHLRTHTGEKPHQCEVPECRKPFADSSSLARHRRIHRGEKPYRCQDVGCNKAFCRKTTRDKHHTNSHRGGINRSMTPRQQLHPSFGSGFDQFHMSAPPELTASTDSSPADSTAYSPAALEGDWSNQNFNNYTHLPNLQEASIALQNQIRSQQIPQLMSYMPSRVVPSYSAPPPNMITPQMPQQGSFSSYSPSPVESAQQQPWATGFQNSQRQYPRVLTSNDTAPRMFSPYPAPPNMLAGQNDFNSQYPPPQQQQSWGMPQNQGQQDQRQYSLPSPSQPLTPVPVSAGTGTMQPLQPMPGHIYGTRLVGDDLNDHFFKVETTADDNNPGMTLPDARFAGL; from the exons ATGGAACTCTTTCAAATCATGGCTGAAGACCCAGAGAGGCCTCGTCCATTTTTGTGTGACTGGCAGGGTTGCGGCAAG CGTTTCAACAGAAAGTCGGATCTTCAGAGACACCACCGCATTCACACAAACGAACGGCCATACGGATGCAACTGGCAAGATTGTGGAAAGCGCTTCATCCAGCGCAGTGCCCTCACCGTACACCTTCGAACGCACACAGGCGAAAAGCCTCACCAATGCGAAGTTCCTGAATGCAGAAAGCCATTCGCCGAC TCCTCGAGTTTGGCCAGACATCGTCGTATCCATAGGGGAGAAAAGCCATACCGTTGCCAAGATGTCGGCTGTAACAAAGC TTTCTGCAGAAAAACGACCAGAGACAAGCACCATACCAACTCCCATCGGGGTGGTATCAATCGCTCCATGACGCCCAGGCAGCAACTACACCCTAGCTTCGGCTCTGGGTTCGATCAGTTCCACATGTCGGCACCGCCCGAGCTTACAGCCAGCACCGATAGTAGCCCGGCTGATAGCACTGCTTACTCGCCTGCTGCTTTGGAAGGTGATTGGTCCAACCAGAATTTCAACAACTATACGCACCTGCCAAACTTGCAGGAAGCGTCGATCGCCCTTCAGAACCAGATCAGGTCGCAGCAGATACCACAGCTCATGTCCTATATGCCATCAAGGGTGGTGCCTTCCTACTCTGCGCCTCCCCCAAATATGATAACCCCACAGATGCCGCAGCAGGGCAGCTTCAGCAGCTACTCACCTTCGCCTGTAGAGTCcgctcaacaacagccatgGGCGACAGGTTTCCAAAACAGCCAGCGCCAGTATCCGCGTGTGCTGACCTCCAACGATACCGCTCCCAGGATGTTCTCACCCTATCCGGCGCCACCCAACATGCTGGCCGGCCAGAATGACTTTAACAGTCAATATCCGCCgcctcaacagcagcaatcATGGGGCATGCCTCAGAACCAGGGCCAGCAGGATCAGCGTCAGTACTCACTGCCTTCTCCGTCGCAGCCCTTGACGCCGGTACCAGTCTCTGCCGGTACTGGAACCATGCAGCCACTGCAGCCCATGCCGGGCCATATCTATGGTACGAGACTTGTCGGTGATGATCTCAATGACCACTTTTTCAAGGTCGAAACGACTGCCGACGATAACAATCCGGGAATGACGCTGCCAGATGCGAGGTTTGCTGGCTTgtaa